The Streptomyces spororaveus genome includes a region encoding these proteins:
- a CDS encoding isocitrate lyase/PEP mutase family protein yields MTTHVDHAARAAAFAALHTPAAPLALANAWDVASARIVEASGAPAVATTSAGVAWSLGSPDGDALARDRALDLVARVVAAVSVPVTADIEGGFGADPAAVGETVTGVLDAGAVGINIEDGHRDPAEQIERLAAARAAADAAGVPLYINARVDTYLRGFGEDATRLDDTLARAAAYLRAGASGVFVPGVLDPATVAELAKGIDAPLNILLGPGAPNVAAFGALGVSRVSLGSWVAEAAYAVVRRAAEELASEGTYGALAHSLPYGELNALLKS; encoded by the coding sequence ATGACCACCCACGTTGACCACGCCGCCCGGGCCGCCGCCTTCGCGGCCCTGCACACCCCCGCCGCCCCCCTCGCCCTGGCCAACGCCTGGGACGTGGCGAGCGCCCGCATCGTCGAGGCCTCCGGCGCCCCCGCCGTGGCCACCACCAGCGCCGGGGTCGCCTGGTCCCTCGGGTCCCCCGACGGCGACGCGCTCGCCCGGGACCGGGCCCTCGACCTCGTCGCCCGTGTCGTCGCGGCCGTCTCGGTGCCCGTCACCGCCGACATCGAGGGCGGCTTCGGCGCCGACCCGGCCGCGGTGGGCGAGACCGTCACCGGGGTCCTGGACGCCGGCGCGGTCGGCATCAACATCGAGGACGGCCACCGCGACCCCGCCGAGCAGATCGAGCGCCTGGCCGCGGCCCGCGCCGCGGCCGACGCCGCCGGCGTCCCGCTCTACATCAACGCCCGCGTCGACACCTACCTCCGGGGCTTCGGCGAGGACGCCACCCGCCTGGACGACACCCTCGCCCGCGCCGCCGCGTACCTCCGGGCGGGAGCCTCCGGTGTCTTCGTGCCCGGCGTCCTCGACCCGGCCACCGTCGCCGAGCTGGCCAAGGGCATCGACGCGCCGCTGAACATCCTGCTCGGCCCGGGCGCCCCGAACGTCGCCGCCTTCGGCGCCCTCGGCGTCTCCCGCGTCAGCCTGGGCTCCTGGGTCGCCGAAGCCGCGTACGCCGTGGTCCGCCGCGCCGCCGAGGAGCTGGCCTCGGAGGGCACGTACGGGGCACTCGCGCACTCCCTGCCCTACGGCGAGCTGAACGCCCTGCTCAAGAGCTGA
- a CDS encoding EamA family transporter: MSTSTPVDGKATGPATTTRGRIPGAVWAALALVYVVWGSTYLGIRIVVETMPPFLSAGARFITAGLLLTAVVAWRYGPAALRATRAQVGSAALVGLLLILGGNGLVVLAETSVPSGLAALLVAAVPMWVVVLRTSTGDRPPLRTLAGVLVGLAGLAVLTSPGLSGAVRLSGVLLVVAASVLWSLGSFTAPRLKLPANPFTGSAYQMFAGGTAAVVVGLLRGEHHGLDPAAFSTASWLALGYLTAVGSLVGFTAYVWLLQAAPLSLVSTYAYVNPVVAVALGTLVLGEALTWPILVGGAIVVAAVGVIVSTERKK; encoded by the coding sequence ATGAGCACCTCAACCCCGGTCGACGGCAAGGCCACCGGGCCGGCCACCACCACCCGAGGCAGGATCCCCGGCGCGGTCTGGGCCGCCCTCGCCCTCGTCTACGTGGTCTGGGGCTCGACCTACCTGGGCATCCGGATCGTCGTCGAGACCATGCCGCCCTTCCTCTCCGCCGGGGCCCGCTTCATCACCGCCGGCCTGCTGCTGACGGCCGTCGTCGCCTGGCGGTACGGTCCGGCCGCGCTGCGGGCCACCCGGGCCCAGGTCGGCTCGGCGGCCCTGGTCGGGCTGCTGCTGATCCTCGGCGGGAACGGCCTGGTGGTCCTCGCCGAGACCTCGGTGCCGTCGGGCCTCGCCGCGCTGCTGGTGGCGGCGGTGCCGATGTGGGTCGTGGTGCTCCGGACGAGCACCGGGGACCGGCCCCCGCTGCGCACCCTGGCCGGGGTGCTGGTGGGTCTCGCCGGGCTCGCGGTGCTGACCAGCCCCGGGCTCAGCGGCGCGGTGCGGCTGTCGGGGGTGCTGCTGGTGGTGGCGGCTTCGGTCCTGTGGTCGCTGGGCTCCTTCACCGCGCCCCGGCTGAAGCTGCCGGCCAACCCCTTCACGGGCAGCGCCTACCAGATGTTCGCGGGCGGGACCGCCGCCGTGGTCGTCGGCCTGCTGCGCGGGGAGCACCACGGCCTGGACCCGGCGGCGTTCTCCACCGCCTCCTGGCTCGCCCTGGGCTACCTGACGGCCGTCGGCTCACTCGTCGGTTTCACGGCGTACGTGTGGCTGCTCCAGGCCGCGCCGCTGTCGCTGGTGTCCACCTACGCGTACGTCAATCCGGTCGTCGCCGTCGCGCTCGGCACGCTCGTCCTCGGCGAGGCCCTGACCTGGCCGATCCTGGTCGGTGGCGCGATCGTCGTGGCGGCGGTGGGCGTGATCGTCAGTACCGAGCGGAAGAAGTAG
- a CDS encoding trypsin-like serine peptidase yields MSTVVKGASAAAAAGVAAVFAVAFLEAPGERPVLPFPTVGVLMAGGEHWCTASVVDSPEGNVVATAAHCVAPAGEDGQPGEVAHDGLAIGELSFAPAFSGEGAGTQPLGVWKVKSIHVDDRWTKWGEDTADFAFLTIEPDADGRSVQDAVGGGAEAPKPEWTSGYERDVTVVGYPESEHNPQNKPVSCTTQTRHDEDDPDMLYMSCAGFWTGTSGSPWIADRGGPDRAGRLIGVLSGGDTDVDSTAALFDEHAKALYERAARG; encoded by the coding sequence ATGAGCACGGTGGTGAAGGGGGCGTCGGCGGCCGCCGCGGCGGGGGTCGCGGCGGTGTTCGCCGTCGCGTTCCTCGAAGCGCCCGGCGAGCGGCCGGTGCTCCCCTTCCCCACCGTCGGAGTGCTCATGGCGGGCGGCGAGCACTGGTGCACGGCGAGCGTGGTCGACAGCCCCGAGGGCAACGTCGTCGCCACCGCCGCGCACTGCGTGGCCCCCGCGGGCGAGGACGGGCAGCCGGGCGAGGTGGCCCACGACGGCCTGGCCATCGGCGAGCTCTCCTTCGCCCCGGCCTTCTCCGGCGAGGGCGCCGGCACCCAGCCGCTGGGGGTGTGGAAGGTCAAGTCGATCCACGTGGACGACCGCTGGACGAAATGGGGCGAGGACACCGCCGACTTCGCCTTCCTCACCATCGAGCCCGACGCGGACGGGCGCAGCGTCCAGGACGCCGTCGGCGGCGGTGCCGAGGCCCCGAAGCCCGAGTGGACCTCGGGGTACGAGCGGGACGTGACGGTCGTCGGCTACCCGGAGTCCGAGCACAACCCGCAGAACAAGCCCGTCTCCTGCACCACCCAGACCCGCCACGACGAGGACGACCCCGACATGCTCTACATGAGCTGCGCCGGGTTCTGGACGGGGACCAGCGGCAGCCCCTGGATCGCGGACCGGGGCGGGCCGGACCGGGCCGGCCGGCTGATCGGGGTGCTGAGCGGCGGGGACACGGACGTGGACTCCACGGCCGCGCTGTTCGACGAGCACGCCAAGGCCCTGTACGAGCGGGCCGCGCGGGGCTGA